The Chryseolinea soli genome contains a region encoding:
- a CDS encoding ABC transporter permease — MYKSYFRYGWRNLVNGKAYSLINITGLATGLACCLGIGLFIHDEFSFDKFHRNLPNLYRVIEKQKQAGVLYDVACTPGPLGPAMKTDFPEVQQSCRLGRTMGILEVGQTHLEPADIRLVDNSFFSMFDFKLLKGNPAQALLRPDEIVLTRSVASQLLGPDWPTKPNLLGTTISMTSYGGNYTLTLTGIVDDPPANSHIRYGVLLSMLTVEKYDYFKWDNNSYYTYLLLYPSADPVAFDHKLKTYIDRYSDIGSKDEARTLLLQPMKDIYLHSHFDFNSDDALTSDIVYVRIFFAVGLMVLLIALFNFVNLSTARATHRAKEVGVRKVIGAMYKQLVAQFLVESFLLTALAVVVALAVLQLFLPLLNEISGKSLYVPFEKTGFLVAVLLATVVISLLAGLYPAFFLSSFSPVKVLKGFLKVRSGITFRRTLVVGQFMFAVMLVIASIVIYRQLRFIQDKQLGFDREQLLYIRLKNKLNGKALTFKNELENQPGIVSVAPATNNMVDVTNSTWSIAWEGQPADDKFLITQVNTDADFLRTMGMTLATGRNFVPGRSDSSGYMLNETAARRMGWTAAQAIGKQVTLWGTEGTVVGVVKDFHFRPMTEAIEPFIFRYWANRDYSGVFVRTQPGQTHEAVASVEKIYKTHEDQAALQYQFMDQALDAQYRTQQNSGTIILFFSALAVIVSCLGLFGLATYAAEQRTKEIGIRKVLGANMASIVQLLSSDFIKLVLVAIVLAMPIAWWSSNRWLQDFAYKIDLDWWMFATAGAVTVLIALVTVSYHSIKAAIMNPVKSLRTE, encoded by the coding sequence AGAAATCTTGTCAACGGTAAAGCCTATTCGCTTATCAACATCACGGGATTGGCCACAGGCTTGGCCTGTTGTTTGGGCATTGGGCTTTTCATCCATGATGAATTCAGTTTTGATAAGTTCCACCGGAACCTGCCCAATCTCTATCGCGTAATCGAAAAACAAAAACAAGCGGGCGTGCTCTATGACGTGGCCTGTACCCCCGGCCCGCTAGGCCCGGCAATGAAAACGGATTTTCCAGAAGTGCAGCAGAGCTGCCGGCTGGGCAGGACCATGGGCATACTGGAGGTGGGACAAACACACCTGGAGCCCGCCGACATCCGCCTGGTGGACAATAGTTTTTTTTCGATGTTTGATTTCAAATTGCTAAAGGGCAACCCCGCCCAGGCATTGCTCCGGCCCGACGAGATCGTGCTCACCCGGTCGGTAGCGTCCCAATTGCTGGGGCCGGACTGGCCAACCAAACCCAACCTCCTGGGAACGACCATCAGCATGACCAGCTACGGCGGGAACTATACCCTGACACTGACCGGCATTGTTGACGATCCTCCCGCAAACTCCCACATCCGTTATGGTGTGTTGCTATCGATGTTGACGGTGGAGAAGTATGATTATTTCAAATGGGACAACAACTCGTACTATACCTATCTGTTATTATACCCGTCGGCCGACCCGGTAGCATTCGATCACAAGCTAAAAACCTATATCGACCGCTATTCCGACATCGGTTCAAAAGACGAAGCCCGCACGCTCTTGCTGCAGCCCATGAAAGACATCTACCTGCACTCCCACTTTGATTTCAACAGCGACGACGCGCTGACGAGCGACATCGTGTATGTGCGCATCTTTTTTGCCGTCGGCCTGATGGTGTTGCTCATCGCGCTGTTCAATTTTGTGAACTTGTCCACGGCGCGGGCCACGCATCGCGCCAAGGAAGTGGGCGTACGCAAAGTGATCGGTGCGATGTATAAGCAACTCGTCGCGCAGTTTCTGGTGGAGTCGTTCTTGCTCACCGCGCTGGCCGTGGTGGTGGCACTGGCCGTGCTGCAACTCTTCTTGCCCTTGCTGAACGAGATCTCCGGTAAATCACTCTACGTACCCTTTGAAAAGACCGGGTTCCTGGTGGCCGTGCTGCTGGCCACGGTAGTCATCAGTTTATTGGCCGGGCTTTACCCCGCCTTCTTCCTCTCGAGTTTTTCTCCGGTCAAGGTGTTGAAAGGCTTTTTGAAAGTCCGTTCAGGCATCACGTTCCGGCGCACGCTCGTGGTCGGGCAATTTATGTTTGCTGTGATGCTGGTGATCGCCTCGATCGTGATCTACAGACAACTCCGTTTTATCCAGGACAAGCAGCTCGGATTTGACCGCGAACAATTGTTGTACATCCGGCTTAAAAATAAACTCAACGGCAAGGCGCTGACGTTTAAGAATGAATTGGAAAATCAACCCGGCATTGTCTCAGTGGCTCCGGCAACCAACAACATGGTCGATGTCACCAATTCCACGTGGTCGATAGCCTGGGAGGGACAGCCGGCCGACGATAAGTTTCTGATCACACAAGTCAATACCGACGCCGATTTCCTGCGCACCATGGGCATGACGCTGGCTACGGGCAGAAATTTCGTGCCGGGTAGATCCGATTCGAGTGGGTACATGCTCAACGAGACGGCTGCACGCCGGATGGGATGGACCGCCGCGCAAGCCATCGGCAAACAGGTTACCCTCTGGGGCACAGAAGGCACCGTGGTGGGCGTGGTGAAAGACTTTCATTTCCGCCCCATGACGGAAGCCATCGAACCCTTTATTTTCCGCTATTGGGCGAACCGGGATTATTCTGGCGTTTTTGTGAGAACGCAACCTGGGCAAACGCATGAGGCCGTAGCCAGCGTCGAGAAGATCTACAAAACACATGAAGACCAGGCTGCCCTCCAATACCAGTTCATGGACCAGGCCCTCGACGCACAGTATCGCACGCAACAAAACAGCGGCACCATCATTTTGTTCTTCTCCGCGCTGGCCGTGATCGTATCGTGCCTGGGCCTCTTTGGTCTGGCCACCTACGCGGCCGAGCAACGCACAAAAGAGATCGGCATCCGCAAAGTGCTCGGTGCCAACATGGCCAGCATCGTGCAACTCCTTTCCAGCGACTTCATCAAACTGGTCCTCGTGGCCATCGTGCTGGCGATGCCCATAGCCTGGTGGAGCTCGAACCGCTGGCTGCAGGATTTTGCCTACAAGATCGACCTGGACTGGTGGATGTTCGCCACCGCGGGGGCGGTCACCGTATTGATCGCGCTCGTTACCGTATCGTACCATTCCATCAAAGCCGCGATCATGAACCCCGTCAAAAGCCTGAGAACGGAATAA